In Nerophis ophidion isolate RoL-2023_Sa linkage group LG12, RoL_Noph_v1.0, whole genome shotgun sequence, a single window of DNA contains:
- the LOC133563552 gene encoding rhombotin-2-like has product MSSTIERKTLEANEEPVDEVLQMPPSLLTCGGCQQSIGDRFFLKAVEQYWHEDCLSCDLCGCRLGEVGRRLYYKLGRKLCRRDYLRLFGQDGLCASCEKRIRAFEMTMRVRDKVYHLECFKCAACQKHFCVGDRYLLINSDIVCEQDIFEWTKLNNNNNMV; this is encoded by the exons ATGTCTTCCACCATCGAGAGGAAGACGCTGGAAGCTAACGA GGAGCCGGTGGATGAGGTCCTGCAGATGCCGCCTTCTTTGCTGACGTGCGGCGGCTGCCAGCAGAGCATCGGCGACCGCTTCTTCCTGAAGGCCGTGGAGCAGTACTGGCACGAGGACTGCCTCAGCTGTGACCTCTGCGGATGTCGCCTCGGGGAGGTGGGCCGCCGGCTCTACTACAAGCTGGGGAGGAAATTGTGCCGCAGAGATTACCTCAG GCTTTTTGGGCAGGACGGCCTGTGCGCTTCCTGCGAGAAGAGGATAAGAGCCTTTGAGATGACCATGCGTGTGAGGGACAAGGTCTACCACCTAGAATGCTTCAAGTGCGCTGCCTGCCAGAAGCATTTCTGCGTGGGAGACCGCTACTTGCTCATCAACTCAGACATCGTCTGCGAGCAGGACATCTTTGAATGGACtaaactcaacaacaacaacaacatggtgtAG